In Gossypium raimondii isolate GPD5lz chromosome 12, ASM2569854v1, whole genome shotgun sequence, a single window of DNA contains:
- the LOC105762336 gene encoding uncharacterized protein LOC105762336, with protein sequence MESASLSSSSFLPSLHSRKMFTPRWHDKRSRCGLVFAAGRESQQWNHSGQLVNENLIVLRKRIHDLKIIERNYEPPADWMEWEKQYYTSYNEFICQILGLLQSYLMNTKPSLALGILALVTIYLQASIIMDLMHLVQAANGVLSTIGFH encoded by the coding sequence ATGGAATCAGCTTCtctttcttcctcttctttccTTCCATCTCTACATTCCCGGAAAATGTTTACCCCACGGTGGCACGATAAAAGGTCTCGCTGCGGTCTGGTTTTCGCGGCCGGAAGAGAGTCTCAGCAATGGAATCACAGTGGACAACTAGTGAATGAAAACTTGATCGTGTTAAGGAAACGGATTCATGATTTGAAGATTATTGAGAGAAATTATGAGCCACCGGCGGATTGGATGGAGTGGGAGAAGCAGTATTATACATCGTACAACGAGTTCATTTGCCAAATTTTGGGGTTATTGCAATCGTATTTGATGAATACCAAACCTAGCTTGGCTCTTGGGATTTTAGCGTTGGTTACAATCTACTTGCAAGCATCCATAATCATGGATTTAATGCACTTGGTTCAGGCTGCCAATGGAGTCTTGTCTACTATCGGTTTCCATTGa